The Pirellulales bacterium genomic interval GTGAGCGGGCTGGCCGCCCCAGTACGTCGAGAAGACGATGTTCCCGCTCTGGTCGAGCTTGGTCACGAAGACGTCGTATTCCCCAGTGAAACCGTTGCCGTTGAACTGGTCTTTTGTGGTCAGGGGGAAACTGTTGGTGCCGATCGCTCCCGTGACGTAGGCGTTGCCTCGGTTGTCGGCCGCCACGGCGTTGGCCGAAGCGAATCCGCCTGCGAAACCGAAGGCGCCGACGAAGGTCCCCGGCTGACCGAGATACGTCGCGTAGACCAGCACCGGGTCGATCACCAGCGGACGCGCGTGGTCGTAAGCGCCGACGGTGAAGCTCACCGTGCCGTCGTCGCCGATGACGTAGTTGCCGCTAAGCGCCTGGCGCTGGCCGCCATCGCCCTGATAAACGACCGGGGCGTGCTCGACCACGTCGCCCACGGCCGTGTGCAGCACGAGGTTTCCTTGGCCGTCAATCGTTATCTTGTCGGCGCCGCTGAAGCTGAGCTTGATGGCCGAAGGGTCGCCGCCGGGCGCGACGGTGAAATCGTATTCAAGCTGCTGGTTGTTGCCGTAATAGGTGAGATCGACGCCCGGATAGACGTCGTGATAGGCCACCTGGCCGTAGTTGGGCACATCGGTCAGCCACTTGGATTGATCGTTGCCGTTGAGGTAGTTGCTCTTGCTCGTCAGCACGTCCTGGCCGGTGACGGAGGCGCCGGGGGTCGCCCCCACGAGCGTCATGGTCAGCACGGCGCCGATGGCGGCGGGCGGCGTTGTAGGCGCGGGCGTGGCCGTCGTGGCCGCTGAAGCCGTCGTGGCCGACGTGGCGGCGTCGGCCGCAGTGGCCGTGGGTGCGGTAGTCGAGGGCAGGCTCAGCACCGCCTGGTTCGACGTCAGAAAGAGCGAGTAATCGCTGCCGCGTGCGATGTAGAGCGCCTGCGGATCGGTTTGCCCGACGTTCGGTTCGAACCGCATCGGCCCGTCGCCGTAACCGGCCAACAGAATCCGCCTCTCCAGCGGTTCGCCGCAGGCATGGAACAGCCGCTGATCCAAGCGGCCCAGTTTGCGTCGGCCCGCGGGCCATGCTCGGCGTTTCGATTTTCTTGAGCGGTTCATGAGAACCTCGTTGAAGGATGGAGGACGAAAGACACGACCCCATCGAGCTTGCCTCGATGGTGAAGGAGATGGTTGGTTACCGGCGGATGGGGTCTGCCGACCCCGAAGGGGTCGTATTCGATAGCCCAGGGCGCAGCGCAGCGGAGCCCTGGGTTGACGGCGCCCAAAAAGACCGTCAGCCCCAACGGGGCGCCATTCCGCGTGACGTGTGCCCGAGCTCCGCGCCGCGCGGTTGAATCGCTATCGGCGGCAATGTCACGGGAATCACGCCCTTTCAGGGCTACCGACTGATTGCGACCAACGGTGACCCAGGGTTGCGCTGCGCTGCACCCTGGGCTATCGAATGACGTCCGTTCCGGGCTACAGCGCACGCGGAGCGTAGCCCTGGGCTGGTGGATTTGACGCTTTGGCGTGGGCGATGCGGCGCCGTCGGCGGGCTTGCCTCGCTGACGCTTCGCTTTGGTGTGGATCATTGAACCATCCGCGTTGGCGGTCTCCGGCGGCGAGCGATAAAAGTAAACTTGCTGCGCGACGAACAAACCCCGCCTTCTGCGCGCACAACGAGCGCCGCTGGCGGGTCCGGGCCGGTGAGGATCTTGCTTGGCCGCTAGGCCTCACCGGCCAATTTCAATTTTGGATTTTGGATTTTCGATTTTGGATTGGCGAAGCTCTGTGCCGGCGGCGGAGCGCGACGGTCAATCCGTTGACCGACGGCTCCCTCCGTGATTCGGGCCTTCGCGCTCCGCGGTTTCACTACCGGTTCAAGACCGCTGGCGGGCCGGCGCGAGCCAAGGCCCGCTTGTGCCACCCTACAAATCCAAAATCCAAAATCGAAAATCCAAAATCCCTTCTCACTCAATCATTTTCCTCGCTTCCTCCACGAGCAGCGGATAAACGGCCCGTTCGGCCCAGGTGCCCCACGCGGCCCGGCGATTGGCGAGATCGTCGCTCTCGTTCCGGTCGGCTTCTTCGACCCAGCGATCGGCCTCGGCCAAAGAGCGCCGCGCATCGTCGATTTGCCCGAGTCGGTACTGGGCCATTGCCAGGAAAGACCAATCCCAGGCGCTGGGCCGATAGAGTATGGCCGCCACACGAAAACACTCGATCGCTTCCGCCCAACGACCGGCGCGGTAGAGCGCCGCGCCGCGCACGTAGCCACCGTAGTGAAAGTAAGGCGCCGCGACCTCCGCCAGCTTGACAAGGCGCCCCGCTTCGGGCACGGCGTCGTCGGCCAGCACGCAGGCGAACAGCACGCTGCAGGCCGTGCGCGAGTCGTTGGTGGCAGCGAAGCGATCGAGCATGGCCTGACAGGCGCGGCGATAGGCGTCGCCCTCGCCGGCGGCCAGGTGGGCCACGGCACAAAAGCGCCACAGGTCGGCGTCGTCGCCGGCCAGGTTGCTCGCGGCGGCGAATTCGGCCGCTGCGTCACTATAGCGATCTTGCCCTAGAAAGACGTAACCCCGGCTGCGGTGCGATTCGAGCCGAATCTGCGCGTCGCCCGGCCGCTCGTTCAGAGCCGCGGCGTACTCGGCGCTCGCTTTGACGTCCCAGTGCAGTCCGGCAAAGGCCCGCGCTCGCAAGACGGCCAGCCGCGGATCGTCTGGCGGAGACTCGCCATCGATCAAGTTCGCCGCCTCGCGGTAGTACAAATCGCATTCCAACCAGTCGCACCAGGCAATCGGCCAGGCGGCCTCTGCGCCACGGTGCGTCACCCAAGCGCCACTCTGGCTCTCGTATCGGTCCTGGGTCCAGCGGTCGATGGTCTGGACGGTGGCATGGAGTGCCTGCCGGGCGTCGTCGGACTGGCCAAGGCGGTAATGAGCCATGGCCAGCACCGGATAGGCAATCTCCCGTACCGCAAAGTCGGGCTTGGCATCGAGTGACTCCCGCAGGCGTCCCACCGCTTGCTCGAATTGCCCTGCGCGGTAATGAGCGACGCCTAACAGGAAGAGACAATGCCGCGACCCGGGGCTGTCTGCCAACAGTGTCTCGGCAAGTCGCACCACCTCGGTCGGATCGCCCTCTGGACCGGGCCATAAGACAAACGCGCGCGTCAATTCTCGGGCGAACGTGGTGTTCGTTGTACCTCCAAAACGCTCGCGAATTTGCACCCGTGCTTGTCGGTGGCCTGCCGCGTCTCCCACGTGTAACCGCAACAAGGCGTGTAGGTAATAGCGGAAGGCGACGTTGGGCTCCCGCAATTGCACCTCGCGCGCGAGATCGGCGGCGGCCAAATCCCACAGTCCCAACAGCGCGAGCAAGTCGCCGCGCTCCGCCCACAGCGAGGCGTGGTCGGGCCGCAATTCAATGGCCTTCGAAAAGGCCGCGTGGGCATCGTCCCAGCGCCGTTGGCTGGCATACCATCGTCCGCGCTCTAATAGGGCGTTGGCCGATGTCAAGTTATTCAGGTCGTGCCGAATCTGTTCGGCCCGCTGCTCAGCCAGCTCTTCGGCTTGCACGGCGCGGTCCTTGGCCTCTTGCGTGCGCGCTTGTTCCCGGCGGATAAGGGAGTTGCTGGCGGCCAACTCGGCAATTGTGATCGCTGCACCTAGCACGATCAGGGCCGCGGCCGTGAGCGCAAGTTTGTTCCGCCGCGCGAACTTGCCGAAGCGGTACCTGCGCGAAGGCGGGCAAGCCAGCACCGGCTCGTCGGCCAGGTAGCGCCGCACGTCGGCGGCGAAAGCGCTGGCCGTCTCGTAGCGCCGGTTGCGGTCTTTCTCCAGGGCCTTGAGCACGATCCAATCGAGCTCGCCCCGTATGAGCTGACGCAAGCGAACAGGGTCGCTGCCCCGGTCGGCGGAGACCACGGTGGCCGACTCGCCCAGCAGGGCGATGCGCGTGCTCGGCGGCGGCGACTCCTCCTCGCGGATCAGCCGGCCGATCTCATCAAAGCCCGCCTGCCGCAGCCGCTCTTCCTCCAGCGGCGTGCTACCGGTGAGCAGCTCGTAGAGAACCACCCCCAACGCATAAATGTCGGTCCGCGTATCGATGTCGAGCCCGTTCTTCTGGGATTGCTCGGGGCTCATGTAGCGCGGCGTGCCGAGCATCTGAGCGAAACCGGTAAAATACGTCTTTTCGGTGAGCGGTTCGCCCAGCGCTTTGGCGATGCCGAAGTCGATCACTTTGACCACCGGCGTCTCGTCGTGCATCGTCACCAGCACGTTCGAGGGCTTGAGATCGCGGTGGATGATGCCTTTGGAATGTGCGTGCTGAACCGCCTGGCAGACGGAAAGAAACAGCTCCAACCGCTCTTTGGGCGAGAGCCGGCTGTGATCGCAGAATTCGGTGATCGGCGTGCCGCGCACCAGTTCCATCACGAAGTAGGGCCGGCCCGATTCGGTCTGGCCCGCGTCGAGCACACGGGCAATGTTCGGGTGCTCCATCAGGGCCAGGGCCTGGCGTTCGGCCTCGAAGCGGGCCACCACCTGCCGGCTGTCCATGCCCGGCTTGACGATCTTCAGCGCCACGCGTCGGCGCACGGGGCAGGTCTGCTCGGCCATAAAAACGATGCCGAAGCCGCCTTCGCCGATTTGTTCCAGGAGCTTGTAAGGTCCGATCTGCGTGCCCGGCCCCTCCACCACTTGGCCGGCTGCTCCTTCCAGAAACCGGCCCGCTTCCTCGTCGGCCAGCAGCAGATCCTCAATTCGCGCCCGCAAGGCGGCATCGTCGCCGCAGGCCTCGGCCAGAAACGCGGCGCGGTCCTCGGGCGATTGCCGCGAGAGCGCCGCGCAGAAGACTTCCATCACTTGCTGGCCGGAAAGTTGCATAACCTTATCATCCTCCCCTGCCGGGAGAGGTTGGCGTGAGAGCGGGGCGCGAACGTGGCCCATTTATAATGCCCGGTTTCCCGCCGAAGTGCGCCGGGCTGCGATGATCTTTTTTTGCAAATGCTCCGAATTCTTCGTCGCAGCCGCATCTTGAAGGCGCCGCGCCCGCGAATCGCATCGAAGTCCACGTCGGCCTTCGCCAGTCCCACGCCCTTGGCGTCGTTGCAGAACCCGGCGGCTTGCGTCGCTTGCTTGGCGGTAAGGATCCCACCGGCCGCCGTTTTTCCACACGAGTTACTTCGACTTCTTCTCGGACTCCCGTTCCATCACTTGCTGGCCGGAAAGATGCATGACCTGACACCGGGCACTACCTGGCCCCTTCTATAATGCGCGATTTGCGGTCAAAGTGCGCCGCGCCGGCCCAATCTTTTTTTGCGGGATTTGGGTCCGCGCCCTGGTAGGGTGGGCATTGCCCACCGTGAACATTCCTTACCGCCGCGGCAGGCCGAGCCACCGCGGCACGCGCGCCTTGTAGGTCCGGTAGGCATCGCCGAAGCGCGCCTCCAGACCGCGCTCCTCTTGCGGCACCTTGAGGAAATTCGTGATCGTGAAGCCGGTGGCAGTGAAAATGAGAATAAAAACGCTGCCGTAATAGAGCGCCCAGCCGAGTACGACGATCAATAGGGAGAGGAACATCGGGTTGCGCGAGAAGGCAAAGGGACCGTGCGTGATGAGCACGCGTGAAGTGGCCGACCAAAGGCGCTCGCCCTCATCCAGCTCCACGATCTCCGGGAGCTTGGAGAACTGGGCGCCCATCACGCTGTACACCCAGATCAGGCCCATGACTCCAACCGTGACTGGAACCAGGCCGAACCGGTTCCAGGTCGCTGGTCCGCTTTCAGTCCAACCGTACCTGGGAGCGACGAGCGACATCGCCCAAGGAAGCACGGCCACGA includes:
- a CDS encoding isoprenylcysteine carboxylmethyltransferase family protein, producing MTTPHVSDGKPSRRIRIRRRTCLLLGMPIVLVVHSFFVAVLPWAMSLVAPRYGWTESGPATWNRFGLVPVTVGVMGLIWVYSVMGAQFSKLPEIVELDEGERLWSATSRVLITHGPFAFSRNPMFLSLLIVVLGWALYYGSVFILIFTATGFTITNFLKVPQEERGLEARFGDAYRTYKARVPRWLGLPRR
- a CDS encoding protein kinase, encoding MQLSGQQVMEVFCAALSRQSPEDRAAFLAEACGDDAALRARIEDLLLADEEAGRFLEGAAGQVVEGPGTQIGPYKLLEQIGEGGFGIVFMAEQTCPVRRRVALKIVKPGMDSRQVVARFEAERQALALMEHPNIARVLDAGQTESGRPYFVMELVRGTPITEFCDHSRLSPKERLELFLSVCQAVQHAHSKGIIHRDLKPSNVLVTMHDETPVVKVIDFGIAKALGEPLTEKTYFTGFAQMLGTPRYMSPEQSQKNGLDIDTRTDIYALGVVLYELLTGSTPLEEERLRQAGFDEIGRLIREEESPPPSTRIALLGESATVVSADRGSDPVRLRQLIRGELDWIVLKALEKDRNRRYETASAFAADVRRYLADEPVLACPPSRRYRFGKFARRNKLALTAAALIVLGAAITIAELAASNSLIRREQARTQEAKDRAVQAEELAEQRAEQIRHDLNNLTSANALLERGRWYASQRRWDDAHAAFSKAIELRPDHASLWAERGDLLALLGLWDLAAADLAREVQLREPNVAFRYYLHALLRLHVGDAAGHRQARVQIRERFGGTTNTTFARELTRAFVLWPGPEGDPTEVVRLAETLLADSPGSRHCLFLLGVAHYRAGQFEQAVGRLRESLDAKPDFAVREIAYPVLAMAHYRLGQSDDARQALHATVQTIDRWTQDRYESQSGAWVTHRGAEAAWPIAWCDWLECDLYYREAANLIDGESPPDDPRLAVLRARAFAGLHWDVKASAEYAAALNERPGDAQIRLESHRSRGYVFLGQDRYSDAAAEFAAASNLAGDDADLWRFCAVAHLAAGEGDAYRRACQAMLDRFAATNDSRTACSVLFACVLADDAVPEAGRLVKLAEVAAPYFHYGGYVRGAALYRAGRWAEAIECFRVAAILYRPSAWDWSFLAMAQYRLGQIDDARRSLAEADRWVEEADRNESDDLANRRAAWGTWAERAVYPLLVEEARKMIE